In Rhodanobacter humi, the genomic stretch CGCCACCCGTAGCGTGGCCGCCGGGCCGCGGCCAATCGATGATCAGGCAGCACCCAGGCCAGCAGTAGCGCCGCAGCCAGTGCAATCGCCGCCGGCACCAGGAACATCGCGAGCGTGGAATCCGCGAGGGCCTCCACCAGGAAGGTGCCCCCCGTCATGCCCAGCGGCAGGCTGATGTTCACGATGCCGGACACCGTGCCGCGCTGCGACGCCGGGATCTGGTCGGCGAGGATCGCCGCCAGCGCGGCGAGTTGCGCGTTGCAGGCAAGCTGCGTGACGCACCAGCCCAGCAGGAGCTGCGGAACCGACGCGGCCGTCGCGATCATCGCCAGCCCCGCCGCTCCCCCCAGGGCGCCGACGACCAGCCAGGGCCGGCGCATGCCGAAACGCGAAGTCGTGCGATCCGACAGGCGACCGAAGAACGGGTTGCCGAACAGCGCCATCAGCGCGCCCACGCCCACCACCAGCGACAGGCTGCCGGTCGCGTGCGCCGGCGCGATCACGCGCACGCGCATCGCCAGACCCAGCAGGATGGGCGGAAGCAGCGCCATCCACAGGCCCGTGTAGGCCATGCCGTAAATCACGATGAACGGCCAGCCGGCGCGGCGCAGGTGCGGCGCCGCACCCGCGTGCGCACCGGCCGGCACGGGAAGCCCGCGCATCGCAGCTTCAGCCTTGTCGTCGATCACCGTCTCCACCCCGTGGGTCCGCGCGCCAGGCTCTCGGCGAACCCGGCGCCGGCACAGGGCGAATACTACGGTTTCCCGGGCGCGGCCGTGGATGCGCGCAAATGCACCCGGTAAGGCACGCGCGACTGCTGGGGCACGACGGACTCGCGGATCGACTGCAATACGTTCTGGACGGCCAGGCAACCGAGCTCGCGGCACGGCTGGTGCACCGTGGTCAGGCCGGGCGACACCAGCTGCGATACCGGCGTGCCGTCGAAGCCGCATACCGACAGGTCGCCGGGAATCGCCAGCCCGCGTTCGTAGGCCTCGCGCATCGCGCCGCAAGCCATGTCGTCGTTTGCGGCGAAGATCGCCGTGGGGGGGCGCCGCCTGTCGAGCAGCGTCCTGGCGCCGGCCACGCCCGACGCGAAAGCGAAATCCCCGTCCACCACCAGCGACTCGTCGTACGCGATGCCGGCCTTGCGCAGCGCATCGCGATAGCCGCTGAGCCGCCAGGTGCGCGCGCCGTGCCCCTTCAGCCCGGCGATGTGGCCGATCCGCCGATGCCCGAGCGAGACCAGGTGCTCGACGATCTCGGCCGCCGCCCTGCGCTCGTCGAAGCCGACGTCGATGCGCGACTGGCGCAACCGGGAGGAAATCGTCGAGTACGGAATGTCCAGCTCGTCGAGTCGCTGCAGCAACTCGGCATTGTTCGCATGCGGCGGCACCAGCACCAGCGCGTCGGGCCGGTGCGTCGCCACGAAGCCGTCGATCCGCGCGGCCAGGTCGTCCGCCGCGTCGAAGGGGTGCAGCACCGCGTTGTACGGCGTCCCCTTGCACGCCTGCAGCACGCCCACGATCACCTCCATGGTGTAGCTGGAGCCGGCCATCGGGTTGTCGTACAGCAGCGCGACCAGGTACGAGCGGTTCCCCGCCAGGCTGCGTGCGGACGCGTTCGGCACGTAGTTGAGCGCGCGGATCGAAGCTTCGATCCGCGTGCGCAGCTTGGCGCGCACGCTCGCATAGCCGTTGAGCACGCGGGACACCGTCTTGGTGGACACGCCGGCATGCGCAGCGACGTCTTCGATTCTCGCAGGCATGTGCAGATCCGGCCCCCGTATGGCTTGCAGCGCCCATGCTACCCCAAGCGGAAGGCGCGCAACCATCCGGATTCCGCCCGCCCCACTCAAAAGTACCAGCGCTGGTATTTTCTATTGACAGCGCTTGTACATTTGACTAGCGTGCGATGGCGCAAGAGCCCGCGACGCAGGGGAGAAGGGTCGCGTCGACCGGGCACTCACTCGACACTGGGGAGATACCGAAGTGAAGAAGCCATCCATGCATCCGCATGCGCGCAACGCCGGCCAGCTGCGCCTGCTGCCTTTTGCGATCGCGATGACGTTGTTCGCGGCCGGGCCGTCGCATGCACAAGCCGCGCAGCCCGCGCCACAGGACACCGACCAGGCCGCGCAGACCGCACCGGCCACCACGAAGGATTCGAAGGCCGCGGCGAAAAAGAAGAATGCCTCCACGACGGCGAACGAGAAGGAGGCGAAGCAGCTCACCGGCATGACCGTCAACGGCTTCTCGTCCAGCTTGAATCGCGCGCAGGACATCAAGCGCTACGCCGACACCGTGGTCGATGCGATCTCGGCGCAGGACGCCGGCTCGCTGCCCGACCTGTCGGTAACCGAGGCCTTGCAGCGCGTGCCGGGCGTGGCCGTCAGCGCGTTCGGCATCGCCGCCGACCCGGACCACTTCTCGATCCAGGGTTCGGACATCAGCCTGCAGGGCCTGCCCTACACCAGCACGCTGTTCAACGGCCGCGAGGTGTTCTCCGCCGGCGGCGGCCAAGGGCTGAACTTCGCCACGGTATCGCCGGAATTGATCGGCTCGGTGGTGGTGAGCAAGAACCAGACGGCGGACATGATCGAGGGCGGCATCGCCGGCTCGATCGACCTGCACACGCGCATGCCCTTCGACAGCAACAAGGACACCCAGGCCTCCGTCACCCTCGGCGACTATTGGGGCGACCTGGCCAAGCGGGGCACGCCGCAGATCGCCGGCCTGTTCAGCCACAACTGGAGTACCGATATCGGCCGCTTCGGTTTCCTCGCGAACGTGGCCTACGACCGCATCGACCAGACCGACAATGCGATTTCCGTGGTCGATTACCAACGACGCTGCAATGGCTGCGACCTGCCGGGCGGCAGAACCGACGCCTTTCCCGGTCTTGCGCCGGGCGAATATCGCTACGTGCCGGTCGGCGGCGACCTTCGCCACCAGGACGAAACAAGCACGCGCTTCGGCCATGCGCTGGCCCTGCAATGGGAAAGCCCGGACAAGACCTGGCAAGCCGCGCTGACATGGAATCGGGCATCGGACTCCGAGACCACCTTCGAGCACACCCTGCAGGCATCGACGGATGGTTGCAACGGCCAGACGCTGGCTGGCTGTGCCGTGCCGCTGGCGGGCACCACGCCGGTGTACGACGCCAACGGCGTATTCCAGTCCGGCACCATTTCGGGCGATCCGGCCGCATCGACCTTCCTGCCGCTCACCTATGGCGGCGTGCCGACGCAGCTGGATACCGCCGGCTTCAAGCGGCGTTACGTGACCAACGACTACGCCTTCAACCTGAAGTGGAACGTCAATGATCGGCTGCACTTGAGCCTGGACGCGCAAGACACCCATTCCGATTACTCGGATTCGTACTACTACATTCGCCAGATGACCCAGGCCAACTGGTACATCGCCACGCACGGCAACGGCGTACCCACGATCAAACTGTTGGCGCCCGATCCCAACGAAACGACGGCCCAGTATTTCGCCAACCCCAACAACACCTATTGGTCAGCGGCACAGGATCACCAGGAGAAGTCCTGGGGCAACCAGCGCGCCTTCCGCCTGGACGGCAGCTTCGACGTGGACAAGGGGCCGCTGGACAACATCCAGTTCGGCTTCCGGCACAGCGACCAGAAAGAAACGCTGTATTCCTCGCCGTACAGCTACTTCTGGGACATCAGCACGCCTTACGCCGGCGGGCCGGGACTGGCGGTCACTGCCGCCGACACCCCCGGCAACGTTTCCCCGTACCACGTCAACCTGCCGGCCTTCGGCAACGGCGATTTCGGCGTGGTCGCGCCCTTCTTCAACCTGAACCCGCAGTCGCAATTCTGGCAATCCGTCGCCGCGATGAAGCAGATCAACCAGCAGTCGCTGGCCATCAACCCGGGCTGGAGCTGGTGGAGTCCCTACTACACCAACTACGAACGGGACCAGTACGGCTATACCTTCGTGCCGGGCACGCATTATCTGCCGCAGGAAATCTCCTCCAACGGGGAGAAGACCAACGCCACCTATCTGCGCCTGAACTTCAGCAACAGCAACATGGATTTCCTGAGCGGCCTGCAAATCAGCGGCAACATCGGCGTGCGCTACGTGCATACCCAGGACGATGCCTCGGGCTACCTGCTGCTGCCGGACATGAGACAGGCCCTCGGCAACGCCAGCGTCCCGGAGTACTGCCTGGGCGTAACGAAGAACGGCACCCAACCGGCCTCACCAGGCACGTTCTGCGCGCTCACCTCGGCGCAGCAGCAGCAATACGTGACCTTCGCCAACGGCGGGTACAGTCCGATAACGGCCAGCAGCGGCTACGGCAACTGGCTGCCCAGCTTCAATCTGGCGATCGGCTGGACGGACGACCTCATCACCCGTTTCGCATTCTCCGAGTCGATCTTCCGACCGGCGCTCAACCAGCTGGAGGCGGGCCAGTCGATCAGCGGGCTGCTGCCTTACGGCACCAATGGCAGCACCGAGCCCACGGTGGGCAACGGCTATAACGGCACGAACCCCTACCTCAGGCCCATCACTGCGCACAATTTCGACCTGAGTCAGGAGTGGTATTTCGGCAACGCCGGTTCGCTGACCGGCATGCTGTTCTGGAAGCAGTTGAACCACACCATCCAGTACATCACCAACGTGGTGAACACCACGGTGACGAACAACGGCGTGACCTATCCGGAGCAGTACACGGCGGGCCTGGCCAACCTCAACCAGAAGGGCAGCGTGGGCGGGGCGGAACTGGCCTACCAGCAGAAATTCGATTTCCTGCCTGGTTGGCTGTCCGGCTTCGGCGTGCAGACCAACTACACCTACATCAAGCCGCATGGACTGGCCTTCGGCGTGGTCAACTACTGCCCCGCCACGTATCTGCCGGCTACGCAGTGCGTCAACCAGCTCAAGCTGCCACCAGGCGAACTGTCCCGCGATACCTTCAACTTCACCGCGTATTACGAAAAAGGCCCGCTGTCGGCACGCCTGGCGTGGAACTGGCGCTCGCAGTTCCTCATCACCGGCCAGGAGGCGGATTATCCCTTCCTGCCGGTCATGGCCGCCTCCCAGGGCCGGCTGGACGGTTCGCTGATCTACTCGCTCAACGACCACGTCAAGGTGGCGCTGCAGGTGGCCAACCTGTTGAACTCGACGTTCAAGAGCCGCGAAATCATCGACACCAACGGCACCACCGTGCCCAAGGGCTTCTTCCGCGACGACACCCGCTACAACCTCAGCCTGCGCGCGGACTTCTGACCGGGCGCGTGCAACAGGCTCCCGCCATGGCGCATGCCGGACCACGTGCCATGGCGGCATGGAACGGCAGCTCGACGATCTCCCCGATTGCCGCCATTCCCGCGAAGGCGGGAATGGCGGCCTTGTTCGCCTGCCTGCTGTCCATCGCGTGCGCGGCGTCGCCAGTGCATGCGACAACGACGACAACCGCGGCTTCCGCGGCGCCCCGCATCGAGGCCATCGCCCATGCGGGCTGCAACGCCATCGCCTCGCGCGTCGATGCACCGCCGGGGAACGCCCCCGTCCTGTTGCGCAGCTACGACAGCCGGCGCGGGCAAGGCGCACCCGCCCTGCCGCCGCTGCACTCGGCGGCATTCACCTACGACAATGCGCTCGCCGTCATCGCCCTGCTCGCGTGCGGCAGGCGGCCACAGGCGGAGCGCATCGGCGAGGCATTGCGGCGCGCGGCCATGCACGACACGCGTCTGCGCGATGCGTATCGCGCCGGCGTCGTCGAAGGCGACAAGCCGTTGCCGAACGGTTGGCGGGATGCGCAGCGGAAGCAATGGGTCGATGCCGCGCACGAGTATTCCGGCGCGTACCAGGACGGCACGTCGTGCGGGAACGTCGCATGGACCGCACTGGCGCTGCTGGCGCTGCATGACGCCACCGGCGAGACGCGCTGGCGCGATGCCGCCGTGCATCTCGCCGACTGGGTCGTCGCCCATGCATCGGACGCGCATGGCGCGGCCGGCTTCCATGGCGGCGTCGAGTCCTACCTGCTGGTGCCGCGCAAGGCGTCGTGGAAATCGACCGAGCACAACATCGACCTTGCCGCGATGTTCGCGTGGCTGACCCGGATCTCCGCGCCCGGTGGCGACTGGAACGCGCAGGCACGGCGCGCCCGCGATTTCGTCGCGCTGCAAT encodes the following:
- a CDS encoding LacI family DNA-binding transcriptional regulator; its protein translation is MPARIEDVAAHAGVSTKTVSRVLNGYASVRAKLRTRIEASIRALNYVPNASARSLAGNRSYLVALLYDNPMAGSSYTMEVIVGVLQACKGTPYNAVLHPFDAADDLAARIDGFVATHRPDALVLVPPHANNAELLQRLDELDIPYSTISSRLRQSRIDVGFDERRAAAEIVEHLVSLGHRRIGHIAGLKGHGARTWRLSGYRDALRKAGIAYDESLVVDGDFAFASGVAGARTLLDRRRPPTAIFAANDDMACGAMREAYERGLAIPGDLSVCGFDGTPVSQLVSPGLTTVHQPCRELGCLAVQNVLQSIRESVVPQQSRVPYRVHLRASTAAPGKP
- a CDS encoding MFS transporter, with the translated sequence MRGLPVPAGAHAGAAPHLRRAGWPFIVIYGMAYTGLWMALLPPILLGLAMRVRVIAPAHATGSLSLVVGVGALMALFGNPFFGRLSDRTTSRFGMRRPWLVVGALGGAAGLAMIATAASVPQLLLGWCVTQLACNAQLAALAAILADQIPASQRGTVSGIVNISLPLGMTGGTFLVEALADSTLAMFLVPAAIALAAALLLAWVLPDHRLAAARRPRYGWREFLGSFWINPLRFPDFSWAWSSRFLLYAGVSLLMTYQEFYLIGQLGCAPAEVPRRIFLSTLVQSCAVAVSSVLGGGLSDALGRRKVFVSGAALLYALALLAIAFAASYPWFLAAMALAGVAQGVYLAADLALVTDVLPERETHAARNLGIFNIASVLPQSLMPAIAPGILSASGGSYAVLFVVAAILVALGAWAILPVRGVR
- a CDS encoding TonB-dependent receptor, translated to MKKPSMHPHARNAGQLRLLPFAIAMTLFAAGPSHAQAAQPAPQDTDQAAQTAPATTKDSKAAAKKKNASTTANEKEAKQLTGMTVNGFSSSLNRAQDIKRYADTVVDAISAQDAGSLPDLSVTEALQRVPGVAVSAFGIAADPDHFSIQGSDISLQGLPYTSTLFNGREVFSAGGGQGLNFATVSPELIGSVVVSKNQTADMIEGGIAGSIDLHTRMPFDSNKDTQASVTLGDYWGDLAKRGTPQIAGLFSHNWSTDIGRFGFLANVAYDRIDQTDNAISVVDYQRRCNGCDLPGGRTDAFPGLAPGEYRYVPVGGDLRHQDETSTRFGHALALQWESPDKTWQAALTWNRASDSETTFEHTLQASTDGCNGQTLAGCAVPLAGTTPVYDANGVFQSGTISGDPAASTFLPLTYGGVPTQLDTAGFKRRYVTNDYAFNLKWNVNDRLHLSLDAQDTHSDYSDSYYYIRQMTQANWYIATHGNGVPTIKLLAPDPNETTAQYFANPNNTYWSAAQDHQEKSWGNQRAFRLDGSFDVDKGPLDNIQFGFRHSDQKETLYSSPYSYFWDISTPYAGGPGLAVTAADTPGNVSPYHVNLPAFGNGDFGVVAPFFNLNPQSQFWQSVAAMKQINQQSLAINPGWSWWSPYYTNYERDQYGYTFVPGTHYLPQEISSNGEKTNATYLRLNFSNSNMDFLSGLQISGNIGVRYVHTQDDASGYLLLPDMRQALGNASVPEYCLGVTKNGTQPASPGTFCALTSAQQQQYVTFANGGYSPITASSGYGNWLPSFNLAIGWTDDLITRFAFSESIFRPALNQLEAGQSISGLLPYGTNGSTEPTVGNGYNGTNPYLRPITAHNFDLSQEWYFGNAGSLTGMLFWKQLNHTIQYITNVVNTTVTNNGVTYPEQYTAGLANLNQKGSVGGAELAYQQKFDFLPGWLSGFGVQTNYTYIKPHGLAFGVVNYCPATYLPATQCVNQLKLPPGELSRDTFNFTAYYEKGPLSARLAWNWRSQFLITGQEADYPFLPVMAASQGRLDGSLIYSLNDHVKVALQVANLLNSTFKSREIIDTNGTTVPKGFFRDDTRYNLSLRADF